One window of the Bubalus kerabau isolate K-KA32 ecotype Philippines breed swamp buffalo chromosome 9, PCC_UOA_SB_1v2, whole genome shotgun sequence genome contains the following:
- the SCML4 gene encoding sex comb on midleg-like protein 4 isoform X1 translates to MNRYGVDPSSPTFSHRSSLPTSSSLYCKRQNSGDGHLGGGSATTVGGPRTSPMCPGGPLAPGLRPPGSSPKRNGTALEGNRCASNPSPDRQDARRPRSRNPSSWSVEDVVWFLKDADPQALGPHVELFRKHEIDGNALLLLKSDMIMKYLGLKLGPALKLCYHIDKLKQDKF, encoded by the exons ATGAACCGCTATGGCGTggacccctcctcccccacctttAGCCACAGGAGctccctgcccacctcctctTCGCTGTACTGCAAGCGGCAGAACTCTGGAGACGGCCACCTTGGGGGTGGCTCAGCCACCACAGTCGGTGGTCCCCGCACCAGCCCCATGTGCCCCGGAGGCCCCTTGGCACCTGGGCTGCGGCCTCCTGGCTCCAGCCCCAAGAGGAATGGGACCGCTCTTGAAGGAAACAGATGTG CCTCAAACCCTTCTCCGGACAGGCAGGATGCCCGGCGGCCAAGGAGCAGGAACCCTTCCAGCTGGTCCGTGGAGGATGTGGTCTGGTTCCTGAAAGACGCAGACCCGCAGGCTCTGGGGCCCCATGTGGAGCTCTTCCGGAAGCAT GAGATTGATGGCAATGCCCTCTTGTTGCTGAAGAGTGACATGATCATGAAATACTTGGGCCTGAAGCTGGGGCCTGCACTGAAACTCTGCTACCATATTGATAAACTGAAGCAAGACAAGTTCTGA